DNA from Lentilitoribacter sp. Alg239-R112:
GCATTGGTCATGTCAACAGGCCCTAGAATTCATACCCGTTCAGGTGGATTGGAAGTTTCGCAAATTAAAGGTGAGGATGGATTACGATGAAAGCTAAAATCAGAAAAATCGCTGTAAATATTGAAGAAACCCACCGTGAAATTGGTCGTGATATAAGTCCTGCGACACGAAAAGCTGTTGCTGTCGCTGTCATAGAAAACCCCTTTGCCGGCGTATATCAGGAAGATTTAACAGCTCTTATGGAAATAGGTGCCGAACTAGGAAAATTACTGGGTGAAAAATGTGTCGCAGCGCTAGGCATAAAGCCTGCAGACGCTGAGAGCTATGGTAAATCAGCTATGGTAGGAGAAAATGGCGAACTAGAGCATGCAGCTGCCCTGCTCCATCCAAAGCTTGGCGCTCCACTACGTTCAGCGGTTGAAAAAGGCGCGGCACTTGTTCCTTCATCAAAAAAAATGGGAAGCCCCGGGCAGGTTCTGGATGTACCACTGGGCCACAAAGATGCTGCATATGTGCGTAGTCATTTCGACGGAATTGAAGTGTGCCTTAATGATGCACCTCGAGCAAACGAGATTATGGTGGCCGTTGCCGTGACTGACAGTGGTCGTCCGTTGCCGCGTGTAGGTGGACTTGGACATTCTGACGCAAAAGGTGAAGACGGGTTGCGCTAATGATCTGTCATTAACAAAAGATAGAAAATTACCTGTTGTATCAACAGCTCCAATCGGGGTAGTTAAAGATATGACAGACCTAGCTGAACAAACATATATATTAGATTTACAAATCGGATATTTATTGCGACTTGCCTATCAGCGGCATGCAACAATATTTCAAAAACATACGATTGAAAATCTCACGCCAACTCAATTTTCAGCACTTATGCGAATATCTGAACATGGATTGGTTTCGCAAAACCATCTTGGGCGATTATCAGGAATGGATGTCGCGACGGTGAAAGGTGTGGTTGACCGTCTTAAGGCTAAAGCATTGGTGGAATTAAGTTCTGATCCTAATGACAAGCGACGAACCATGATTTCTCTTTCAGAATCTGGCATGAGAATTATTGTCGATTTGAAAAATATTGGTCACAATATTACCAAAGAATCTCTTTCACCTCTATCTCAAAGTGAGCAAGCTGCGCTCATAAAATTGCTCAAAAAAATCACTTAAATAATAGTATCAGATCGAATTACTTCGGCTTTTTTGGTGCGGCCAATTCATGATTTTGGGTTGATCTGGAAAACGTAATTGGAGTCCTTAAACTGGGAATATCTTCTGGATTAATTTGCATTTTCCTGTGTTGAATTTGAGGGTTTTGCAATGCTTCTGCAACAGAATTTATTGGCCCCGCAGGAACAATAGCTTCCTCGAGTGCAGTCAATAATTCCGACTTTGTCCATTCGGCACATTTTGCTTGAAGCAGCTGTATTAACTCTTCCCGATTTTCTACTCTATCTGCATTGGTTTTAAATTTAGCATTCGCGGATTGCCCGGAAAGCCCCAGTACTTTGCATAGCGATTGAAACTGACGGTCATTGCCGGACGCAATTATGATGTGCCCGTCTGACACTGAAAATGTTTGATAGGGAACTATGTTTGGGTGTGCATTCCCCATCCTTGTTGGCGTTTCACCGGTGGCA
Protein-coding regions in this window:
- a CDS encoding amino acid synthesis family protein produces the protein MKAKIRKIAVNIEETHREIGRDISPATRKAVAVAVIENPFAGVYQEDLTALMEIGAELGKLLGEKCVAALGIKPADAESYGKSAMVGENGELEHAAALLHPKLGAPLRSAVEKGAALVPSSKKMGSPGQVLDVPLGHKDAAYVRSHFDGIEVCLNDAPRANEIMVAVAVTDSGRPLPRVGGLGHSDAKGEDGLR
- a CDS encoding MarR family transcriptional regulator; this encodes MTDLAEQTYILDLQIGYLLRLAYQRHATIFQKHTIENLTPTQFSALMRISEHGLVSQNHLGRLSGMDVATVKGVVDRLKAKALVELSSDPNDKRRTMISLSESGMRIIVDLKNIGHNITKESLSPLSQSEQAALIKLLKKIT